The Montipora capricornis isolate CH-2021 chromosome 1, ASM3666992v2, whole genome shotgun sequence genome contains a region encoding:
- the LOC138046965 gene encoding cytochrome c oxidase subunit NDUFA4-like, which produces MVFAYLRKYPELIPLFFVVGVGCVGAAGYVARLALRNPDCTWDRKNNPYPWQRIKHNECRKFYSIADFSKFENPRPDVKLD; this is translated from the exons ATGGTTTTTGCCTATTTGAGAAAATACCCCGAG ctgattccattgttttttGTAGTTGGTGTAGGATGCGTTGGTGCAGCAGGCTATGTAGCACGGCTTGCTCTCAGGAATCCAGACTGCAC CTGGGACAGAAAGAACAACCCATATCCATGGCAGAGAATTAAGCACAATGAGTGTAGGAAG ttttacAGCATTGCTGATTTCAGCAAATTCGAGAACCCAAGGCCAGATGTGAAACTGGATTGA